A portion of the Lysinibacillus timonensis genome contains these proteins:
- the xylF gene encoding D-xylose ABC transporter substrate-binding protein, which yields MGKCKGFHFLFVMLLAVLVLAACGQDSGAGSSSGTTTTTTTDSSSNTDNAESTDKEDSLKIGLSVSDLTLERWQHDRDFFIAKAEELGAEVIVQSADGDEAQQLSQIQNMLSQGIDVLVIIAINSDSLSTVVEQANAEGVPVLAYDRLINNAEIAAYVSFDNVRVGEMQAEYLVNLKPTGNYFLMGGSPTDNNAKMFREGQMNIIQPLVDKGDIKIVGDQWADNWDANEALKIMENALTANQNNIDVVVASNDNTAGGAIQALDAQGLAGKVLISGQDADLAGVQRIAEGLQTMTVYKPIKTIAEKSAEVAVQLAKGEAVQGDATVNNGVVDVPYIKLDPISVGKDEIMDTVIADEFHSYEDVYKNVPESERP from the coding sequence ATGGGGAAATGTAAGGGGTTTCATTTTTTATTTGTTATGCTTTTAGCAGTATTAGTTTTAGCAGCATGTGGTCAAGATTCAGGTGCAGGTTCAAGTTCAGGTACAACTACAACTACAACTACTGACAGTAGCTCAAACACAGACAACGCTGAGAGCACAGACAAGGAAGATAGCTTAAAGATTGGTTTATCGGTTTCTGACTTAACGTTAGAGCGTTGGCAACATGACCGCGATTTCTTTATCGCGAAAGCAGAGGAATTAGGGGCAGAGGTCATCGTACAATCAGCAGATGGTGATGAAGCACAACAATTATCACAAATTCAAAACATGCTTTCACAAGGCATTGATGTGTTAGTCATTATTGCGATTAACTCTGATTCATTATCAACAGTTGTAGAGCAGGCGAATGCAGAGGGTGTGCCAGTATTAGCGTATGACCGTCTGATCAACAACGCAGAAATCGCTGCATACGTATCATTTGATAATGTACGCGTAGGGGAAATGCAAGCGGAATACTTAGTAAACTTAAAACCAACAGGGAACTATTTCTTAATGGGTGGTTCACCAACTGACAACAATGCAAAAATGTTCCGCGAAGGACAAATGAATATAATTCAACCATTAGTAGATAAGGGTGACATTAAAATTGTTGGTGATCAATGGGCTGACAATTGGGATGCAAACGAAGCATTGAAAATTATGGAAAATGCTTTAACGGCTAATCAAAATAACATCGACGTAGTAGTTGCTTCAAATGACAACACTGCAGGAGGGGCTATTCAAGCGTTAGATGCACAAGGTTTAGCGGGGAAAGTACTTATTTCTGGGCAAGACGCTGACTTAGCAGGTGTTCAACGTATTGCAGAAGGCTTACAAACAATGACGGTTTACAAACCAATCAAAACCATTGCTGAAAAGAGTGCCGAAGTAGCGGTTCAGCTTGCAAAAGGTGAAGCAGTGCAGGGTGATGCAACTGTAAACAACGGTGTCGTTGATGTGCCATACATTAAGCTAGATCCAATATCCGTTGGTAAAGATGAAATTATGGATACGGTCATTGCAGACGAATTCCATTCTTATGAAGA
- a CDS encoding ROK family protein, producing MSWNQKIGKKLNKELILQQVLLKSHISRNEIIENTNLKKATVANLVKELIEEQFIVEAGKEQSTGGRRSSLLKLNERAGYALGIDIGVNYLRGIVTNLDGEIVFDIQQEITDNAFENYFNNIIQMIQLLTEEVPKSPYHIIGLGIAVPGTIAMDGTIINAPNLRWHNVDLVHQLKSYVDYPLYISNEANAGAFAEFSFIHNMQHQNMLFVSIGYGIGVGIIINGELYHGELGFSGENGHMIIQMDGKTCKCGRIGCWEAYASEYAFLQEAEKALNVTDMSIEKILPLYANDHNLQKVFTDIGRYIAIGLMNLIYTFNPSKIVIGNRITLLQNYIKKEIFNRFNSQSSSSYIMDQTEIEFSTLQDKAIVVGAALIAINQFLQPSKPGS from the coding sequence ATGTCTTGGAACCAGAAAATTGGAAAAAAGCTAAATAAAGAATTAATACTACAGCAAGTTTTGCTGAAGTCGCATATATCTCGCAATGAAATTATTGAGAATACGAATTTAAAAAAAGCAACAGTTGCGAATCTAGTAAAAGAGTTAATTGAGGAGCAATTTATCGTAGAGGCTGGCAAGGAACAATCCACTGGCGGTAGACGTTCCTCTTTACTGAAACTGAACGAACGAGCTGGCTATGCACTTGGCATCGACATCGGGGTAAACTATTTGCGTGGGATTGTGACGAACTTGGATGGTGAAATTGTCTTTGACATCCAACAGGAAATTACAGATAATGCGTTCGAAAATTATTTTAATAATATTATTCAAATGATTCAGCTTCTAACAGAGGAAGTCCCGAAAAGTCCCTATCACATTATTGGATTAGGAATTGCGGTTCCCGGCACAATTGCAATGGACGGCACGATTATCAACGCACCCAACTTAAGATGGCACAACGTCGATTTAGTACACCAGCTAAAATCGTATGTTGACTATCCACTATACATTAGTAATGAAGCGAATGCTGGTGCCTTTGCGGAGTTTTCTTTTATTCACAATATGCAGCACCAAAATATGCTGTTTGTTAGTATTGGTTACGGAATTGGGGTCGGGATCATCATCAACGGGGAACTATATCATGGTGAACTTGGATTTTCTGGGGAAAATGGCCACATGATTATCCAAATGGACGGGAAAACATGTAAATGTGGACGCATTGGCTGTTGGGAAGCCTACGCTTCAGAATACGCGTTTTTACAGGAAGCCGAAAAAGCCCTAAATGTTACGGACATGAGCATCGAAAAAATACTTCCGTTATATGCAAATGATCATAACTTACAAAAAGTGTTCACGGATATAGGACGCTATATTGCCATCGGGTTAATGAACTTAATTTATACATTCAACCCTTCAAAAATTGTCATTGGCAATCGAATTACATTACTTCAAAACTATATTAAAAAAGAGATTTTCAACAGGTTTAATTCCCAATCTAGTAGTTCCTACATCATGGACCAAACGGAAATTGAATTTTCAACCCTTCAGGATAAAGCAATTGTGGTCGGCGCAGCTTTAATCGCAATCAATCAATTTTTACAGCCGTCGAAACCGGGGAGTTAG
- a CDS encoding helix-turn-helix domain-containing protein, with translation MSMGDYKEKGSILETPFGYTLSVIGGKWKMLILYLLAENQPVRFNEMKRQIGDITFKTLSAQLKELEADGMVIRKEYPQVPPKVEYSLTDKANSLLPIMEQLCEWGTKNLNN, from the coding sequence ATGAGTATGGGTGACTATAAAGAAAAGGGAAGTATTTTAGAGACACCTTTTGGCTATACATTATCGGTGATTGGTGGTAAGTGGAAAATGCTTATTCTTTACCTCCTAGCTGAAAATCAACCCGTTCGTTTTAATGAAATGAAAAGGCAAATTGGAGATATTACCTTTAAAACATTGAGTGCACAGCTTAAGGAATTGGAAGCGGATGGTATGGTTATTCGAAAAGAGTATCCTCAAGTCCCACCCAAAGTAGAGTACAGTCTAACAGATAAAGCAAATAGTCTACTACCGATTATGGAACAGTTATGTGAGTGGGGAACGAAAAATCTTAATAACTAA
- a CDS encoding RidA family protein, translating into MTIIQTYNHNLWDYGITQGYRVNDTIYISGQFSHDQEGAFVGEGDIKTQTLQTFENLDRVLEAFGVTKSNLAYVEIYLTNQQEHFEQVIELFQQYIGEHRPAGSSIGVTYLAFPEQLIEVSAVAHID; encoded by the coding sequence ATGACAATTATTCAAACTTACAATCACAACCTGTGGGATTATGGGATTACCCAAGGGTACAGAGTCAACGATACGATTTATATTTCTGGTCAGTTTTCCCACGATCAGGAAGGGGCGTTCGTTGGTGAGGGGGATATCAAAACTCAGACCCTACAAACATTTGAAAATCTTGACCGAGTACTAGAGGCATTTGGTGTAACAAAGTCTAATCTTGCTTATGTGGAAATCTATCTAACAAATCAACAAGAACATTTCGAGCAAGTCATCGAACTGTTTCAACAATATATAGGAGAACATCGTCCAGCTGGCAGCAGTATCGGCGTTACTTACCTAGCTTTTCCTGAACAACTGATTGAAGTGAGTGCTGTTGCGCATATAGATTAA
- the istB gene encoding IS21-like element helper ATPase IstB — protein MDKRQEMIEMCKELRLPSIRAFIQEDDMWKQHQTAEDFLYHALVQEMQDREVRAKANRIRSANFPEKKLLTELETERLPQNAASRLPQLKKLDFIQEKQNVLLIGSPGTGKTHIAIGLGIEACLSGYKVFFTTVSSLVNQLKESRSERTLRSFELKFEKYDLVIIDELGYISFDKEGAELLFTHLSLRAGRASTIVTSNLSFDRWEEIFHDPVLTAALTDRLTHRAYMVDMVGPSYRILDTKEWLENSQL, from the coding sequence ATGGATAAGAGACAAGAAATGATTGAAATGTGTAAAGAACTTCGATTACCAAGTATTCGGGCATTTATTCAAGAAGATGATATGTGGAAACAACATCAGACAGCAGAGGATTTTTTATATCACGCACTGGTACAAGAGATGCAAGATCGAGAAGTACGAGCAAAAGCGAATCGGATTCGTTCAGCAAATTTCCCTGAAAAGAAACTATTAACTGAATTAGAGACTGAGAGATTACCGCAAAATGCGGCCTCTCGCCTTCCACAATTAAAGAAATTAGATTTCATTCAAGAAAAACAAAATGTCCTATTAATTGGCTCACCTGGAACAGGTAAAACCCATATAGCAATAGGTTTAGGAATTGAAGCTTGTTTGTCAGGATATAAAGTATTTTTTACAACGGTATCATCTCTAGTAAACCAATTAAAAGAGAGCCGTTCTGAAAGAACGTTACGTTCATTTGAACTGAAGTTTGAAAAATATGATTTAGTAATCATTGATGAATTAGGTTATATCTCCTTTGATAAAGAAGGAGCCGAGTTATTATTTACTCATCTTTCCCTTCGGGCAGGACGAGCATCCACCATCGTTACGAGTAATTTATCATTTGATCGATGGGAAGAAATATTTCATGATCCAGTTTTAACAGCAGCTTTAACAGATCGACTAACACATAGAGCCTATATGGTTGACATGGTCGGCCCATCTTATCGAATATTGGATACAAAAGAATGGCTAGAAAATAGTCAGCTTTAA
- the istA gene encoding IS21 family transposase gives MEKKQRVLIAFHQDDKSQRQIAKELGISRNTVKKYIEEDLEKRKQDIRELPITDNYVTPPSYKKRKGNKRALTPTVMKRIRKMLKDNEYKRQHQMHKQQLKMIDIHEKLLDEGFEISYTTVRNFVNSEEKRQKEVFIRQKATAGHEIEFDWGEVKLFIDQTLRSLSMAVFTLPYSNDRFAYLYESETMVCVQDAHVKCIDYLGFVPEVFTYDNMRTVVKNFIGTEREITDGMKNLSMHYHFKIRLCEPRKGNQKGHVERSVEYIRRKAFAHRDTFTSLEEAQAYLTEIIMKLNSRKHYKKNQTHHELMLEERTARQVSADIIPFDASELYEFRVDKYSTITYRQNRYSVPEGNVGEWVKVKASAEKILIFSENACIATHKRSWQIHQWIMDIYHYLRTFEKKKGALAQSECLSQAPTKIKKLYKDYYIGNERDFLELLIYLKEHNNLEKVIAAIEQLEKNPMVQITTEKVIFLANQGEAIHKTVHSKNEVTTQSLENLSAITALFETKKTGVLH, from the coding sequence TTGGAAAAGAAACAGAGAGTGCTAATTGCCTTTCATCAAGATGATAAAAGTCAGCGTCAAATTGCCAAGGAGCTTGGGATTTCCCGGAATACTGTAAAAAAATATATTGAAGAGGATCTTGAAAAAAGAAAGCAAGATATTCGGGAACTACCTATTACAGATAACTATGTAACGCCTCCGTCGTATAAGAAACGAAAAGGAAATAAAAGAGCATTAACACCTACGGTGATGAAACGTATTCGAAAAATGTTAAAAGATAATGAGTATAAACGGCAACATCAAATGCACAAGCAACAACTAAAAATGATTGATATTCATGAAAAGTTATTAGATGAAGGTTTTGAAATTAGTTATACCACTGTTAGAAATTTTGTAAATAGTGAGGAGAAACGTCAAAAAGAAGTCTTTATTCGTCAAAAGGCAACTGCTGGCCATGAGATTGAATTTGACTGGGGAGAAGTAAAATTATTCATTGATCAAACATTACGTTCTCTTTCAATGGCGGTCTTTACCCTACCATATAGTAATGATAGATTTGCATATCTATATGAATCCGAAACAATGGTGTGCGTACAAGATGCTCATGTAAAATGTATTGACTATTTAGGCTTTGTACCAGAAGTTTTTACCTACGATAATATGCGGACAGTTGTAAAGAACTTTATTGGGACTGAACGTGAGATTACCGATGGTATGAAAAATCTATCGATGCATTATCATTTTAAAATACGACTATGTGAACCGAGAAAAGGAAATCAGAAGGGGCATGTAGAGCGAAGTGTAGAATATATCCGCCGGAAAGCATTTGCCCATCGAGATACGTTTACAAGTCTAGAAGAAGCTCAGGCTTATCTAACAGAAATTATCATGAAATTAAACTCTCGTAAGCATTATAAGAAAAACCAAACGCATCATGAATTAATGCTAGAAGAACGTACAGCTAGGCAAGTAAGCGCAGATATTATTCCATTTGATGCCTCTGAGTTGTATGAATTTAGAGTGGACAAATATAGCACGATTACTTATAGACAAAATCGTTATTCTGTTCCAGAAGGAAATGTTGGTGAATGGGTGAAAGTAAAAGCAAGTGCGGAAAAAATTCTTATTTTTAGTGAAAATGCCTGTATCGCGACACATAAGCGAAGTTGGCAGATCCATCAATGGATTATGGATATTTATCATTACTTACGTACATTTGAAAAGAAAAAAGGCGCATTGGCTCAAAGTGAATGTTTGAGTCAAGCACCAACAAAAATAAAAAAATTATACAAAGATTATTATATTGGAAATGAGCGAGATTTTCTAGAGTTACTTATCTATCTAAAAGAACATAACAATCTAGAAAAGGTCATAGCAGCGATTGAGCAACTTGAGAAGAACCCTATGGTTCAAATAACAACAGAGAAAGTTATTTTCTTAGCTAATCAAGGCGAAGCTATTCATAAAACTGTACATTCCAAAAATGAGGTCACCACTCAATCTCTCGAAAATCTTTCAGCCATTACGGCATTATTTGAAACGAAAAAGACAGGGGTGCTTCATTAA